From Dehalococcoidia bacterium, a single genomic window includes:
- a CDS encoding SDR family oxidoreductase, producing MLPEYDLTDKRVLITGAGRGIGKGIALVLAEAGAHVAVTALTEANAQRVAEEVRRRGRRALGLVADATKQEDMDRLAQRVLAEWGGLDVLINCVGDAIQKPVVALPGRTEAGMTLADWRTIVDINLTEAFLGCRAFGPYFLSQRRGNVINISSFAAYKASPLRSAYDAAKAGLTQFTRSLALEWAPYGIRVNAIAPGLFPDPEQLPPEEYRRRQERAVQQVPLGRLGTLREVGLLAAYLASDASAYVTGQTFVIDGGLSIT from the coding sequence ATGCTTCCCGAATATGACCTGACGGACAAACGGGTGCTCATCACAGGGGCGGGGCGCGGTATTGGGAAGGGCATCGCCCTGGTGTTGGCCGAGGCGGGTGCCCACGTGGCCGTTACCGCCCTCACCGAGGCCAACGCCCAACGGGTGGCCGAGGAGGTGCGTCGCCGCGGACGCCGTGCCCTGGGCCTGGTGGCCGATGCCACCAAGCAGGAAGATATGGACCGCCTGGCGCAGCGTGTCCTGGCCGAGTGGGGCGGGCTGGATGTGCTCATCAACTGCGTGGGGGATGCCATTCAGAAGCCCGTGGTCGCCCTGCCGGGACGCACCGAGGCGGGCATGACCCTGGCCGACTGGCGCACCATCGTGGACATCAACCTGACAGAAGCTTTTTTGGGGTGCCGCGCTTTCGGGCCGTACTTCTTGAGCCAGCGCAGGGGGAATGTCATCAACATCTCCTCCTTCGCTGCGTATAAGGCGAGCCCCCTGCGCTCCGCCTACGACGCCGCCAAGGCGGGCCTCACCCAGTTCACCCGCTCCTTGGCTTTGGAGTGGGCACCCTATGGCATCCGCGTCAACGCCATCGCCCCCGGCCTGTTCCCCGACCCCGAGCAACTTCCCCCCGAGGAGTACCGCCGCCGCCAGGAGCGGGCCGTCCAGCAGGTGCCCCTGGGGCGCCTGGGCACCCTGCGGGAGGTGGGGCTTTTGGCTGCCTACCTGGCGTCCGACGCCTCAGCCTATGTTACGGGACAGACCTTTGTCATTGATGGCGGGTTGAGCATCACCTAA
- a CDS encoding glutamate-5-semialdehyde dehydrogenase, whose product MVQTTVDLETIGQAARSASRLLARLRTDVKNAALETIAQALERQQGQVLEANAKDMEAGRRAGLSPALLDRLLLTPERLRGLARDVRAVAALPDPVGEMFDVRTLPNGLVVGRKRVPLGVIGAIYESRPNVTVDIAALCLKSGNACILRGGSEAFHSNSALATLIRQAIVHAGIPADAVQFIPSTDRGIVLQMLQAKEYIDLLIPRGGADLIRFVAQHATMPAVTGGIGVCHAYVDRSADLDKALRIVRNAKVQRPSVCNALDCVLVHSAIAGEFLPALARLLAQDGVELRCDTRALSILGPLEEAKVVPATEDDWGKEFLALILAVKVVDSLDAALAHIERYGSGHTEAIITEDYSSALRFLDEVDAAAVMVNASTRFTDGGQFGLGAEVAISTSKFHARGPMGLRELTSYKWVVLGNGQVREG is encoded by the coding sequence ATGGTGCAGACCACCGTTGACCTGGAGACCATCGGCCAAGCGGCGCGGTCCGCCTCCCGCCTCTTGGCACGCCTGCGCACCGATGTGAAGAACGCCGCTTTGGAGACCATCGCCCAGGCCCTGGAGCGCCAGCAGGGGCAGGTGCTGGAGGCCAACGCCAAGGATATGGAGGCGGGGCGGCGAGCGGGCCTGTCCCCCGCCCTGCTGGACCGCCTCCTGCTGACCCCCGAACGCCTGCGTGGCCTGGCGCGGGATGTGCGGGCGGTGGCCGCTCTCCCCGACCCGGTGGGGGAGATGTTTGACGTGCGCACCCTGCCCAATGGCCTGGTGGTGGGGCGTAAGCGGGTGCCCCTGGGCGTCATAGGGGCCATTTACGAAAGCCGCCCCAATGTCACGGTGGACATCGCCGCCTTGTGCCTGAAGTCGGGCAACGCCTGCATCCTGCGTGGGGGGAGCGAAGCCTTCCACTCCAACAGTGCTCTGGCCACCCTTATCCGTCAGGCCATCGTCCACGCGGGCATCCCCGCCGATGCGGTGCAGTTCATCCCCAGCACTGACCGGGGCATCGTCCTGCAGATGCTCCAAGCAAAAGAGTACATTGACCTGCTCATCCCGCGGGGCGGGGCTGACCTTATCCGCTTCGTGGCCCAGCACGCCACTATGCCCGCCGTTACCGGGGGTATCGGCGTGTGCCACGCCTATGTGGACCGTTCCGCCGACCTGGACAAGGCTTTGCGCATCGTCCGGAACGCCAAGGTTCAGCGCCCCTCGGTGTGCAACGCCTTAGACTGCGTCCTGGTGCACAGCGCTATCGCGGGAGAGTTTCTGCCCGCTCTGGCCCGACTGCTGGCCCAGGACGGGGTGGAGTTGCGGTGCGACACCCGCGCGCTAAGCATTCTGGGCCCTCTGGAGGAGGCCAAAGTGGTGCCCGCCACCGAGGACGACTGGGGCAAGGAGTTCCTGGCGCTTATCCTGGCGGTAAAGGTGGTGGATTCTTTGGACGCTGCCCTGGCCCACATTGAGCGCTATGGCTCGGGCCACACGGAGGCCATCATTACCGAGGATTATTCGTCCGCCCTGCGCTTCCTGGACGAGGTGGATGCGGCAGCGGTGATGGTCAACGCCAGCACCCGCTTCACCGACGGAGGGCAGTTCGGGCTCGGGGCCGAGGTGGCCATCTCCACCAGCAAGTTCCACGCCCGGGGGCCCATGGGCCTGCGGGAACTCACCTCCTACAAGTGGGTGGTGCTGGGCAACGGCCAGGTGCGGGAGGGATAA
- the proB gene encoding glutamate 5-kinase, whose translation MEGQPNPSPVPQTRPLRYRRIVAKAGTTLLTGGTERLNLGVMASLVSQIGRLHRRGAQVLLVSSGAVAAGRHALGITDAKRRDTPFRQVLAAVGQSKLMHAWEQLFAWEGITVAQALLTRRDTTDRLSYLNIRNTLLALLDLRVVPILNENDVVAVEELEGEVFGDNDTLSALVATIVDADLLVLLSDVPGLFTADPHLHPDARLIPRVEDIDEEVLAMAGGSASGRGRGGMVTKLEAARLCTAAGTGVVICHGQEPEVLVRLAEGESIGTFFPPRVDHRESRQRWLLGACSPKDAVVIDAGAVEALRQHKSLLPVGVIEVRGDFARGEVISILGPDGKRVAVGIANYSAPDLRRIQGKRSDRIASLLGYTYGQEVVHSNNMALL comes from the coding sequence ATGGAAGGGCAACCCAATCCCTCTCCCGTCCCCCAGACGCGGCCCCTGCGCTACCGGCGCATCGTGGCCAAGGCAGGCACCACCCTTCTCACCGGCGGGACAGAGCGCCTCAACCTCGGCGTGATGGCCTCCCTGGTGAGCCAGATTGGGCGTCTGCACCGTCGGGGGGCGCAGGTGCTCCTGGTCTCCTCGGGGGCGGTGGCCGCCGGCCGGCACGCCTTGGGCATTACCGACGCCAAGCGTCGGGATACCCCCTTTCGCCAGGTGCTGGCGGCCGTGGGTCAGAGCAAACTGATGCACGCCTGGGAGCAGCTGTTCGCCTGGGAGGGCATCACCGTCGCCCAGGCCCTGCTCACCCGCCGCGACACCACCGACCGCCTCAGTTACCTGAACATTCGCAACACCCTGCTGGCCTTGCTGGATCTGCGGGTGGTGCCCATCCTCAACGAGAACGATGTGGTGGCGGTGGAGGAACTCGAGGGGGAGGTGTTCGGGGATAACGATACTCTGTCGGCTTTGGTAGCCACCATCGTGGACGCCGACCTGCTGGTGCTCCTGTCGGATGTGCCAGGGCTGTTCACCGCCGATCCCCACCTGCATCCCGATGCGCGCCTCATCCCCCGCGTGGAGGACATCGACGAGGAGGTTCTGGCTATGGCAGGGGGCTCCGCCTCGGGTCGCGGGCGGGGGGGCATGGTAACCAAACTGGAGGCGGCCCGCCTGTGCACCGCCGCCGGCACGGGGGTGGTGATCTGCCACGGCCAAGAGCCTGAGGTGTTAGTGCGCCTGGCCGAAGGGGAGAGCATCGGCACCTTCTTCCCCCCGCGGGTGGACCACCGGGAGAGTCGGCAGCGCTGGCTCTTGGGAGCCTGCTCCCCCAAGGACGCCGTGGTGATAGACGCAGGAGCCGTAGAAGCCCTGCGCCAGCATAAGAGCCTGCTCCCCGTGGGGGTTATTGAGGTGCGGGGCGACTTCGCCCGGGGGGAGGTCATCTCCATCCTGGGCCCCGATGGGAAGCGGGTGGCGGTAGGCATCGCCAACTACAGCGCCCCCGACCTGCGCCGCATCCAGGGCAAGCGCTCCGACCGCATCGCCTCCCTCCTGGGCTATACTTACGGGCAGGAGGTGGTGCATAGCAACAACATGGCCCTGCTCTAA
- a CDS encoding nitrite/sulfite reductase, with protein sequence MLTPEALEALGEVAQRFAPLQKGHFTTRENMQFHHIPLEQTPEIMRILGKGGLTSREACGNTVRNVVGPPLAGVCPDELFDPTPYLVAYVRFGVRHPITQDFPRKFKTSFSGCPDHDAVASLIHDLSFVAQVRPENGTLRKGFKVYVGGGTSIFPRLAKPLYDFVPVEDYLRVALAVWTVFNKADILRKNRMMARIKVLLDRIGIDAFRGLVEEELKSIGPIDPTPLMDVEELYRETPPPPPTGKADGADDPAFQEWKRTNTLEQRQKGYYVAFVKIPLGDIYAPQFPVLADIVRRYTGGRARVTQEQNLALRWVPEGSLYAVWKALKEINLAEPGVNTITDVVACPATDSCKLGITSAMGVAKALRETFASSNGLLEDPLIQKLHIKISGCPNGCAQHHIASIGLHGAAMKGPGGEQVPAYEVFLGGVYGGADIEGTRFGQRLPGVKIPAKRVPEFMRALLAFYKEKRLEGEEFPQFVARIGLKPLEEVATAFKDIPPLSDRTVDLYMDWARTTLFKVERGEGECSV encoded by the coding sequence ATCCTCACCCCCGAGGCCCTGGAGGCCCTGGGAGAGGTGGCCCAGCGCTTCGCCCCCCTCCAGAAGGGCCACTTCACCACCCGGGAGAACATGCAGTTCCACCACATCCCCCTGGAGCAGACGCCCGAGATTATGCGCATCCTGGGGAAGGGGGGATTGACCTCACGGGAGGCGTGCGGGAACACGGTGCGCAACGTGGTGGGGCCGCCGTTGGCAGGGGTCTGCCCGGACGAACTCTTTGACCCCACCCCCTACCTGGTGGCCTACGTGCGCTTCGGCGTGCGCCACCCCATCACCCAGGACTTCCCCCGCAAGTTCAAGACCTCCTTCAGCGGCTGCCCCGACCACGACGCCGTGGCCTCCCTCATCCACGACCTCTCCTTTGTGGCCCAGGTGCGCCCGGAGAACGGCACCCTCCGCAAGGGGTTCAAGGTGTATGTGGGGGGTGGCACCTCCATCTTCCCCCGTCTGGCTAAGCCCCTCTACGACTTCGTCCCGGTGGAGGATTACCTGCGGGTGGCCCTGGCGGTATGGACCGTCTTCAACAAGGCAGACATCCTGCGCAAGAACCGCATGATGGCCCGCATCAAGGTACTCCTAGACCGTATCGGGATAGATGCCTTCCGCGGGTTGGTGGAGGAGGAACTCAAGAGCATCGGCCCCATTGACCCCACACCCCTGATGGATGTGGAGGAGTTGTATCGAGAAACGCCTCCCCCACCCCCCACAGGCAAGGCGGACGGAGCCGATGACCCCGCCTTCCAAGAGTGGAAACGCACCAACACCCTGGAGCAGAGGCAGAAGGGCTACTATGTGGCCTTCGTCAAGATCCCCCTGGGAGATATCTATGCCCCCCAGTTCCCCGTCCTGGCGGACATCGTGCGCCGGTATACCGGGGGGCGGGCGCGCGTAACCCAGGAGCAGAACCTGGCTTTGCGCTGGGTGCCAGAGGGCTCCTTGTATGCCGTGTGGAAGGCCTTGAAGGAGATCAACCTGGCAGAGCCGGGCGTTAACACCATCACCGATGTGGTGGCCTGCCCCGCCACCGACAGTTGTAAACTGGGCATCACCTCGGCCATGGGAGTGGCCAAGGCCCTGCGGGAGACCTTCGCCTCGAGCAACGGGCTCTTGGAGGACCCCCTCATACAGAAGCTGCACATCAAAATCAGCGGGTGCCCCAACGGGTGCGCCCAGCACCACATCGCTTCCATTGGCCTGCACGGCGCAGCCATGAAAGGGCCCGGGGGGGAGCAGGTGCCCGCCTATGAGGTGTTCTTGGGAGGTGTGTACGGGGGAGCCGACATTGAAGGCACCCGCTTTGGGCAACGCCTGCCGGGGGTCAAAATCCCCGCCAAGCGCGTCCCCGAATTTATGCGTGCGTTGCTGGCCTTCTACAAGGAGAAGCGCCTGGAAGGGGAGGAGTTCCCCCAGTTTGTAGCCAGAATTGGCCTCAAACCCTTGGAAGAGGTGGCCACCGCCTTCAAGGACATCCCCCCGCTCAGCGACCGCACGGTAGACCTGTATATGGACTGGGCTCGCACCACCCTGTTCAAGGTGGAGCGGGGCGAGGGGGAGTGTTCGGTGTAG
- the cobA gene encoding uroporphyrinogen-III C-methyltransferase, whose translation MRLGTVYIVGAGPGDPGLITVKGLRLLRTAEVVVYDRLVHPDLVAEAPPAAEKVPVGKEPGHHTYPQEVINALLVGYARRGKRVVRLKGGDPFVFGRGGEEAEALAAAGIPFEVVPGVSSAIAVPAYAGIPVTDRRYAAGLRIIAGHGAGTTLPPQQETVVVLMPVGALSQVVERLRHQGWTEGTPVAFIEQGTLPSQRTLVTTLGQAIQTARNASLQAPAVMVVGEVVRLRERIAWAEKRSGIGNPPPTRSASLLPIGSSAPHI comes from the coding sequence CTCCTGCGCACGGCGGAGGTGGTGGTGTACGACCGCCTGGTACATCCCGACCTGGTGGCCGAGGCCCCGCCCGCTGCCGAGAAGGTGCCCGTGGGGAAAGAGCCCGGCCACCACACCTACCCCCAAGAGGTTATCAACGCCCTGCTGGTAGGCTACGCCCGCCGGGGGAAACGGGTGGTACGCTTGAAGGGGGGCGACCCCTTTGTGTTCGGAAGGGGAGGCGAGGAGGCCGAGGCCTTGGCCGCTGCGGGCATCCCCTTTGAGGTGGTGCCGGGCGTCTCCTCCGCCATCGCCGTCCCCGCCTATGCCGGCATCCCCGTTACCGATAGGCGCTACGCCGCCGGCCTGCGGATTATCGCCGGGCATGGGGCAGGCACTACCCTGCCTCCACAGCAGGAAACAGTCGTCGTGCTGATGCCTGTGGGGGCGCTGTCCCAAGTGGTGGAGCGCCTGCGCCACCAGGGTTGGACAGAGGGGACACCAGTAGCCTTCATTGAGCAGGGCACCCTCCCCTCCCAGAGGACACTGGTCACCACCCTGGGCCAGGCGATACAGACGGCCCGTAACGCCAGCCTCCAGGCCCCCGCCGTGATGGTGGTGGGGGAGGTGGTGCGCCTGCGGGAGCGCATCGCCTGGGCCGAAAAGCGCTCGGGCATCGGCAACCCCCCGCCCACAAGGAGCGCGAGCCTCCTGCCCATAGGGAGCAGCGCCCCCCACATCTAA